The proteins below are encoded in one region of Ereboglobus luteus:
- the scpB gene encoding SMC-Scp complex subunit ScpB: protein MAFNLQKVLRALLFSSSQALSIKDVQDIFARFHEQAPVAVENDEEAPPLTVPSDAVATDASADDIVENADASADTPVEREPEPDPDPEAPSLKPAELRSEQTTDEAAQDGDAQPLADDPASSTAAESGSSEDTAEVVVQSPEDSDEELYKGVPSLITAAQIREAMDAIAVELQAANDIYILVEGPAGYRLMTHPRFARWIRIMRDEPPPVRLSQSALETLAIVAYRQPVTRSEIESIRGVSADAGLNKLIERELAYITGRADLPGRPLQYGTTDKFLEFVGVKSLVELPASDVLSPRQIDAWLQNSTKITPPSDADMGLPLEEGEGESPNLAEVSVGDQSTPPFEEASAEEAASQPDQTDDQQPAPADQPESGEPEKTE from the coding sequence ATGGCTTTCAATCTGCAAAAGGTGCTTCGCGCACTCCTGTTTTCCTCCAGCCAGGCACTTTCCATCAAGGACGTGCAGGACATTTTTGCGCGTTTTCACGAACAAGCTCCCGTCGCTGTCGAAAATGACGAGGAGGCACCGCCGCTTACCGTGCCGTCGGATGCCGTCGCAACGGACGCGTCCGCCGATGATATTGTTGAAAATGCCGATGCGTCCGCCGACACGCCTGTCGAGCGTGAACCGGAGCCGGACCCCGATCCCGAGGCGCCTTCGTTGAAACCTGCCGAGCTGCGGTCTGAACAAACAACCGATGAGGCGGCGCAGGATGGCGACGCGCAACCGCTCGCCGATGATCCCGCGTCCTCAACGGCTGCGGAGAGCGGTTCATCCGAGGACACCGCGGAGGTTGTCGTGCAATCCCCGGAGGACTCGGACGAGGAGCTTTACAAAGGCGTGCCGTCGCTCATCACCGCGGCGCAAATTCGCGAGGCGATGGACGCCATCGCCGTTGAACTGCAGGCGGCAAACGACATCTACATTCTCGTTGAGGGTCCCGCCGGTTACCGGCTCATGACGCATCCGCGCTTTGCGCGCTGGATTCGCATTATGCGCGACGAACCGCCCCCGGTGAGGCTTTCCCAGTCGGCCCTCGAAACACTCGCGATCGTCGCCTACCGCCAGCCTGTGACGCGCAGCGAAATCGAGTCGATCCGCGGCGTGTCCGCCGACGCCGGCCTGAACAAACTAATCGAGCGCGAACTCGCTTACATCACGGGTCGCGCTGATTTGCCCGGCCGTCCGTTGCAATATGGCACGACGGACAAGTTTCTCGAATTCGTCGGCGTGAAGTCGCTCGTCGAGCTGCCCGCGTCCGATGTGCTCTCGCCGCGCCAGATCGATGCGTGGTTGCAAAACTCGACGAAGATCACGCCGCCATCCGACGCCGACATGGGCCTGCCGCTCGAAGAGGGTGAGGGTGAGTCGCCGAATCTCGCGGAAGTGAGCGTCGGGGACCAATCGACTCCTCCGTTTGAGGAGGCATCCGCCGAAGAGGCGGCGTCCCAGCCCGATCAGACGGATGATCAACAACCCGCTCCGGCAGACCAGCCCGAATCCGGGGAGCCCGAAAAAACGGAATAG
- the pheA gene encoding prephenate dehydratase → MDLTPFREKIDVIDRQLVELINERLALAAEIGKAKRSVGGKIYVAEREAEVLRKVTSLSKGPIKNDALKAIYCEIMSAAIALEKPLQIAYLGPESTNSHQAAIKKFGSSVDYHAMTSFADIFTAVEKKEVDYGIIPIENSTDGSVRDAIDQFVSSELKIVAQLYMEISYCLITNEPLDQIKKVYSKDQALAQCRLWLQRHLPNVELCDASSTARAVQIASEQPGAAAVANELASVRYGVPILARNIEDKANNMTRFFVIGREPSGAVGGGRDMTSLLVLLDENAALHSGTLLKMVEPLSKRGINLSKIESRPSRRKAWDYYFYIDTGGHIDDPEMREAIAEMRQYCTMVKWLGSYPR, encoded by the coding sequence ATGGACCTCACCCCGTTTCGCGAAAAAATCGACGTCATTGATCGCCAGCTTGTTGAATTGATCAACGAACGCCTCGCCCTGGCCGCCGAGATCGGCAAGGCCAAGCGCAGCGTCGGCGGCAAAATCTACGTGGCCGAGCGCGAGGCGGAAGTGCTGCGCAAAGTCACATCGCTCAGCAAGGGGCCGATTAAAAACGACGCGCTGAAGGCGATTTACTGCGAAATCATGTCGGCGGCCATCGCGCTCGAAAAGCCGTTGCAGATTGCCTACCTCGGCCCCGAATCAACAAACAGCCACCAAGCCGCCATCAAGAAATTCGGATCGAGCGTGGATTACCACGCCATGACTTCGTTTGCGGATATTTTCACCGCGGTGGAAAAAAAGGAGGTCGATTACGGCATCATCCCGATTGAAAACTCAACCGACGGTTCCGTGCGCGACGCGATCGACCAATTTGTATCCTCGGAGCTGAAAATCGTCGCGCAGCTCTACATGGAAATTTCCTACTGCCTGATCACAAACGAGCCGCTCGACCAAATCAAAAAAGTTTACTCAAAAGACCAGGCGCTTGCGCAATGCCGGCTCTGGTTGCAACGCCACCTGCCGAATGTCGAGTTGTGCGATGCGTCGAGCACCGCGCGCGCTGTTCAAATCGCGTCCGAGCAACCCGGCGCGGCGGCCGTCGCCAACGAGCTCGCGTCCGTGCGCTATGGCGTTCCGATCCTGGCGCGCAACATTGAGGACAAGGCGAACAATATGACGCGCTTCTTCGTGATCGGCCGCGAGCCGTCGGGCGCGGTTGGCGGAGGTCGCGACATGACAAGCCTGCTGGTTTTGCTCGACGAAAACGCCGCCCTGCACTCGGGGACGCTCTTGAAAATGGTCGAGCCCCTGTCGAAGCGCGGAATCAACCTTTCAAAAATCGAATCGCGCCCGAGCCGCCGCAAGGCATGGGATTATTATTTCTACATCGACACGGGCGGCCATATTGACGACCCCGAGATGCGCGAAGCCATCGCCGAGATGCGCCAGTATTGCACGATGGTCAAATGGCTTGGCAGCTATCCGCGGTAA
- the prfB gene encoding peptide chain release factor 2 (programmed frameshift) translates to MITPETFSHIEYIKKRAGHLWRFLDVDQKTREIEALEAQMGAPDFWDNNERAQKHIANLNRLKSAVVPVVAFKKRADDLDVMVELAEASEGAEQAEFEKELETTAAAMVGELDKLEIASYLTGQFDKNNAILSIQAGAGGTESNDWADMLFRMYSRWAERRGFEVEVQDVQPGDQAGISRATLLIKGENAYGYVNAERGVHRLVRISPFDSNKRRHTSFCAVDVVAEIDDDIKIDIPETEIRVDVYRSSGKGGQGVNTTDSAVRITHIPTGMVVVCQNERSQIKNRASAMSVLKARLYERRLDEQRSEMERFYGEKGEIGWGSQIRSYVLQPYQMVKDLRTGVETSDTQGVLDGDIDRFINGWLRAGSPRHRNKDIKVDDE, encoded by the exons ATGATCACACCAGAAACATTTTCCCATATCGAATACATAAAAAAGCGAGCCGGTCATTTATGGAGGTTTCTT GACGTCGACCAAAAGACCCGCGAAATAGAGGCGCTCGAAGCGCAAATGGGCGCGCCCGATTTTTGGGACAACAACGAGCGCGCACAAAAACACATCGCCAATCTCAACCGGCTCAAAAGCGCGGTCGTGCCCGTCGTCGCCTTTAAGAAAAGGGCGGACGATCTCGACGTGATGGTCGAGCTTGCCGAAGCCTCCGAGGGCGCCGAGCAGGCCGAGTTTGAAAAGGAGCTCGAAACCACCGCCGCCGCGATGGTCGGGGAGCTCGACAAGCTCGAAATCGCCTCCTACCTCACCGGCCAGTTCGACAAAAACAACGCCATCCTCTCCATCCAGGCCGGCGCGGGCGGCACCGAGTCGAACGATTGGGCCGACATGCTTTTCCGCATGTATTCGCGCTGGGCCGAGCGCCGCGGCTTCGAGGTCGAGGTGCAGGACGTGCAGCCCGGCGACCAGGCCGGCATCAGCCGCGCCACGCTCCTCATCAAGGGCGAAAACGCCTACGGTTACGTGAACGCCGAGCGCGGCGTGCACCGCCTCGTGCGCATCAGCCCGTTCGATTCAAACAAGCGCCGACACACCTCCTTTTGCGCGGTGGACGTCGTCGCGGAAATCGATGACGACATCAAAATCGATATTCCCGAAACCGAAATCCGCGTGGACGTTTATCGTTCCTCCGGCAAGGGCGGCCAGGGCGTCAACACGACCGATTCCGCCGTGCGCATCACGCACATCCCGACGGGCATGGTCGTGGTCTGCCAAAACGAGCGCTCGCAAATCAAGAACCGCGCCAGCGCGATGAGCGTCCTGAAAGCGCGCCTCTACGAGCGCCGGCTCGACGAGCAGCGCAGCGAGATGGAAAGATTCTACGGCGAGAAAGGTGAAATCGGCTGGGGCAGCCAGATCCGCAGCTACGTTTTGCAACCCTACCAAATGGTGAAGGACTTGCGCACCGGCGTCGAAACCAGCGACACGCAGGGCGTGCTCGACGGTGACATCGACCGCTTCATCAACGGCTGGCTCCGCGCCGGCAGCCCGCGCCACCGCAACAAGGACATCAAGGTGGACGACGAGTGA
- a CDS encoding KamA family radical SAM protein, translating to MTPPNITTKRPSGRGIQPRKYRAIQRRDLDSLPQLSGLSTEELLGMKAVAAVLPFRVNEYVIEELIDWDAIPQDPMFQLSFPQPDMLATDDLAAMRQLIADDAPAAEQSALAHAIQLKMNPHPAGQMEVNVPRLEDGTPLPGMQHKYRETVLFFPSQGQTCHTYCSYCFRWAQFVGMDDLKFASREADSLRRYVTQHSEVNSILFTGGDPMVMNASLLSRYIEPLLELDHVLSVRIGTKSLAWWPYRFVTDNDADDVLKLFERVVKSGRHLALMAHFSHPRELETRVVQTAIRRIRDTGAIIRCQAPLVRNINDDPLVWTNLWKRQIVLGMVPYYMFVERDTGPKNYFEVPLARAYEIFNKAYRRMSGLGRTVRGPSMSALPGKVLIDGIAEVRGEKVFVLKFIQGREPSWAGRVFFAQFDEKATWLDHLKPAFGEKEFFFEPAMRDIKTHHRAPAWGDRSKFVKRLSEFGHVEWM from the coding sequence ATGACGCCGCCCAACATCACGACAAAAAGGCCCTCCGGCCGGGGCATTCAACCGCGCAAATATCGGGCTATTCAACGCCGGGACCTCGACTCCCTGCCGCAACTCAGCGGCCTCTCTACGGAAGAGCTTCTCGGCATGAAGGCCGTCGCCGCGGTGCTTCCATTTCGTGTCAACGAATACGTGATCGAGGAACTCATCGATTGGGACGCGATTCCGCAGGACCCGATGTTCCAGCTCAGTTTTCCACAGCCCGACATGCTCGCGACCGACGACCTCGCCGCCATGCGCCAGCTCATCGCCGATGACGCGCCCGCCGCGGAACAATCCGCGCTCGCGCACGCCATCCAGCTCAAGATGAACCCCCACCCCGCCGGCCAGATGGAGGTCAACGTGCCTCGTCTTGAGGACGGCACGCCGCTCCCCGGCATGCAGCACAAATATCGCGAAACCGTGCTCTTTTTCCCGAGCCAGGGGCAGACCTGCCACACCTATTGCTCGTATTGTTTTCGCTGGGCGCAGTTCGTCGGGATGGACGACCTGAAATTCGCCAGCCGCGAAGCCGACAGCCTCCGCCGCTACGTCACGCAGCACTCCGAGGTAAACAGCATCCTTTTCACCGGCGGCGATCCGATGGTGATGAACGCCTCGCTGCTCTCGCGCTATATCGAACCGCTTCTCGAGCTCGACCACGTGTTGAGCGTGCGCATCGGCACCAAGTCGCTCGCATGGTGGCCGTATCGCTTCGTGACCGACAACGACGCGGACGACGTGCTGAAACTTTTCGAGCGCGTCGTGAAAAGCGGGCGCCACCTCGCGCTCATGGCGCACTTCTCGCACCCGCGCGAACTCGAAACACGCGTCGTGCAAACCGCCATCCGCCGCATTCGCGACACCGGCGCGATCATCCGTTGCCAGGCCCCGCTCGTGCGCAACATCAACGACGATCCACTGGTTTGGACGAATCTCTGGAAACGCCAGATCGTGCTCGGCATGGTGCCGTATTACATGTTTGTCGAGCGCGACACCGGCCCGAAAAACTACTTCGAGGTGCCGCTCGCCCGCGCGTATGAAATTTTCAACAAGGCCTATCGCCGCATGTCCGGCCTTGGCCGCACCGTGCGCGGCCCGTCAATGTCCGCGCTTCCCGGCAAGGTGCTCATCGACGGCATCGCCGAGGTTCGCGGCGAAAAGGTTTTTGTGCTGAAGTTCATCCAAGGCCGCGAACCCTCGTGGGCCGGTCGCGTCTTCTTCGCGCAGTTCGATGAAAAGGCCACCTGGCTCGACCACCTCAAGCCGGCGTTCGGCGAAAAGGAGTTTTTCTTCGAGCCCGCGATGCGCGACATCAAGACGCACCACCGCGCGCCCGCATGGGGCGACCGCTCAAAGTTCGTGAAACGCCTTTCCGAATTCGGCCACGTCGAGTGGATGTGA
- the hisA gene encoding 1-(5-phosphoribosyl)-5-[(5-phosphoribosylamino)methylideneamino]imidazole-4-carboxamide isomerase, whose translation MTIYPAIDIKGGRCVRLTQGRADQQTIYSENPAEIAAQFKAAGSGWVHVVDLDGAFSGESQNLAVVREIVAAGMRVQLGGGMRSRGAVERALALGVSRVVVGTRAAESEEFVRELVGAFGPKVAVGIDAKDGMVAVKGWVSTTGTSALALAQRMDALGVSTLIYTDIGTDGMLTGPNLAAQEAMLKTVKCGVIASGGVSQQGDVGALGALAKRHANLDGVIIGKAIYEKRVDLAQAIADARA comes from the coding sequence ATGACAATTTATCCAGCCATCGACATCAAGGGCGGGCGCTGCGTGCGCCTCACACAGGGCCGCGCGGACCAGCAGACAATCTACTCGGAAAACCCCGCCGAGATCGCGGCGCAATTCAAGGCAGCCGGTTCGGGCTGGGTGCATGTGGTCGATCTCGACGGCGCGTTTTCCGGGGAGTCGCAAAACCTGGCCGTGGTGCGCGAAATCGTCGCCGCGGGAATGAGGGTGCAACTGGGCGGCGGCATGCGCTCGCGCGGGGCGGTGGAGCGCGCGCTGGCACTCGGCGTGTCGCGTGTCGTGGTTGGCACGCGCGCGGCGGAAAGCGAGGAGTTTGTGCGCGAGCTGGTTGGCGCGTTTGGCCCGAAAGTCGCCGTCGGCATCGACGCGAAAGACGGCATGGTCGCGGTCAAGGGCTGGGTTTCCACGACCGGCACGAGCGCGCTGGCGCTTGCGCAACGCATGGACGCACTCGGCGTGTCCACGCTCATCTACACGGACATCGGCACCGACGGCATGCTGACCGGGCCGAATCTCGCCGCGCAGGAGGCGATGTTGAAAACCGTGAAATGCGGCGTGATCGCCTCCGGCGGCGTGTCGCAACAAGGCGATGTCGGTGCGCTCGGCGCGCTCGCGAAGCGCCACGCCAACCTCGACGGCGTGATCATAGGCAAGGCGATTTACGAAAAACGCGTTGATCTCGCGCAGGCAATTGCGGACGCGCGAGCGTAG
- the argJ gene encoding bifunctional glutamate N-acetyltransferase/amino-acid acetyltransferase ArgJ: MPSTNLIFANQDAHRAWLASQAALPAGFRAGTARFEFTPVEAPKPARMTLTLIVLDKPTPDFAAMFTRNAFPGAPVIIGRKRLAEPALGAIIVNNKISNVCAPGGVETAERVCAETARHLGISPEQVLPSSTGVIGWALPADAMMAALPDAVAALSGDSILPAAEGIVTTDLYPKIRRASVGAGSIVGIAKGAGMIEPNMATMLVYILTDLAVPRDTLRAMLARAVDSSFNTISIDSDTSTSDTVALVSSGKVPCEPGQYAAFEAALAQVCRDLAEDVVRNGEGVRHVMRVIVKGASDLETARALGKAIVNAPLFKCAVAGNDPNVGRLVQAVGKHVGAHMPSLDVSRMSARMGGIEIFANGAFRLDPEKETALVAHLREAELYRSAPTADGVFAPPIHYPPHERSVEIEIDLASGGCECAVLGGDLTHEYVSENADYRS; this comes from the coding sequence GTGCCATCGACCAATCTTATTTTTGCCAACCAGGACGCCCATCGCGCATGGCTCGCCTCGCAAGCCGCGCTGCCCGCCGGATTTCGCGCCGGCACCGCCCGTTTTGAGTTCACCCCCGTCGAGGCGCCGAAACCCGCGCGCATGACGCTCACGCTTATCGTGCTCGACAAACCGACGCCGGATTTTGCCGCGATGTTTACGCGCAACGCCTTTCCCGGCGCGCCCGTCATCATCGGACGCAAACGCCTCGCCGAACCCGCGCTCGGCGCGATCATCGTTAACAACAAAATTTCCAATGTCTGCGCGCCCGGCGGCGTGGAAACCGCGGAGCGCGTTTGCGCGGAAACCGCCCGGCATCTCGGCATTTCGCCGGAGCAAGTGCTGCCCAGTTCGACCGGCGTCATCGGCTGGGCGCTTCCCGCCGATGCGATGATGGCCGCGCTGCCCGATGCCGTTGCAGCGCTCTCGGGCGACTCGATTTTGCCCGCAGCGGAAGGCATCGTTACGACCGATCTTTATCCGAAAATCCGCCGCGCCTCCGTCGGCGCGGGCAGCATTGTCGGCATCGCCAAGGGCGCCGGCATGATCGAGCCGAACATGGCCACGATGCTCGTTTATATTTTGACCGACCTCGCCGTGCCGCGCGACACACTGCGCGCCATGCTCGCGCGCGCCGTCGATTCGAGTTTCAACACGATCAGCATCGACAGCGACACGAGCACATCGGACACCGTCGCGCTTGTCTCGTCCGGAAAAGTTCCCTGCGAGCCGGGCCAGTATGCCGCGTTCGAGGCGGCGCTTGCGCAAGTTTGCCGCGACCTTGCGGAGGATGTGGTGCGCAATGGCGAGGGTGTGCGCCATGTGATGCGCGTCATCGTGAAAGGCGCGTCCGACCTCGAAACCGCGCGCGCGCTTGGAAAAGCGATCGTCAACGCGCCGCTCTTCAAGTGCGCCGTTGCGGGGAACGACCCGAATGTGGGCCGTCTTGTGCAGGCCGTTGGAAAACATGTCGGCGCGCACATGCCCTCGCTCGATGTCTCTCGCATGAGCGCGCGCATGGGCGGCATCGAGATTTTTGCGAATGGCGCGTTCAGGCTCGATCCGGAAAAGGAAACCGCGCTTGTGGCGCATTTGCGCGAGGCCGAGCTTTACAGAAGCGCGCCGACCGCGGACGGCGTGTTTGCGCCGCCGATTCATTACCCGCCGCACGAGCGCAGCGTCGAAATTGAAATCGACCTCGCAAGCGGCGGATGTGAGTGCGCGGTCTTGGGCGGCGATCTCACGCACGAATATGTGAGCGAAAACGCGGACTACCGGAGTTGA